In Azospirillaceae bacterium, a genomic segment contains:
- the hemH gene encoding ferrochelatase: protein MEPLPPVGPIARKGARRVAVVLFNLGGPDSLEAVRPFLYNLFRDPAIIRLPTPFRQLVARLISGRRDKVAQGIYRILGGGSPLLPNTLAQAHALEQQLWDAGTVRVFVSMRYWHPFSDAVAHDVKDWEPDEVVLLPLYPQFSTTTTASSFKDWHQAAKAAGLRAATRAICCYPEEPGFVAATAKLIRWGVAEAAGHGKPRVLFSAHGLPEKVVKDGDPYQTQCERTARAVVQALRIEGLDWACCYQSRVGPMKWIGPSTDEEIRRAGRDGVPVVVVPIAFVSEHSETLVEIEHEYRHLAGQVGVPYFVRVPAVGVEPSFIQGLAGLVRTALAGGPMTCASNAKCLADQGG from the coding sequence TTGGAACCGCTGCCCCCCGTTGGCCCGATCGCCCGCAAGGGGGCACGTCGCGTCGCCGTCGTGCTGTTCAACCTGGGCGGCCCGGACAGCCTGGAGGCGGTGCGGCCCTTCCTCTACAACCTGTTCCGCGACCCGGCCATCATCCGCCTGCCCACGCCGTTCCGCCAGCTGGTGGCCCGCCTGATCTCCGGCCGGCGGGACAAGGTGGCGCAGGGCATCTATCGCATCCTGGGCGGCGGTTCCCCCCTGTTGCCCAACACATTGGCCCAGGCCCACGCTTTGGAACAGCAGCTGTGGGACGCCGGCACCGTGCGAGTCTTCGTCTCCATGCGCTATTGGCATCCGTTCAGCGACGCGGTGGCGCACGACGTGAAGGATTGGGAACCGGACGAGGTCGTGCTGCTGCCCCTCTATCCCCAGTTCTCCACCACCACCACCGCGTCCAGCTTCAAGGACTGGCACCAGGCGGCCAAGGCGGCCGGGTTGAGGGCGGCCACCCGCGCCATCTGCTGCTACCCGGAGGAACCCGGTTTCGTGGCGGCCACGGCCAAGCTGATCCGCTGGGGCGTGGCGGAGGCCGCCGGCCATGGCAAGCCGCGCGTCCTGTTTTCCGCCCATGGCCTGCCGGAAAAGGTGGTCAAGGACGGCGACCCCTATCAAACGCAGTGTGAGCGCACGGCCCGGGCCGTGGTCCAGGCCCTGCGGATCGAGGGGCTGGATTGGGCCTGCTGTTACCAAAGCCGCGTCGGCCCCATGAAGTGGATCGGCCCCTCGACGGATGAGGAGATCCGGCGGGCGGGCCGCGACGGCGTGCCGGTGGTGGTGGTGCCCATCGCCTTCGTCTCCGAACATTCCGAAACCCTGGTGGAGATCGAGCACGAGTATCGCCACCTGGCGGGCCAGGTCGGGGTGCCCTATTTCGTGCGCGTGCCGGCCGTGGGGGTGGAACCGTCCTTCATCCAGGGCCTGGCCGGCCTGGTGCGCACGGCGCTGGCGGGCGGCCCCATGACCTGTGCCAGCAATGCCAAGTGCCTTGCCGACCAAGGTGGTTGA
- a CDS encoding response regulator transcription factor codes for MRLLIADDHGLVRDALSSHIERQAPGAVVVGAASVDEAVTGLRQDKGIDLLILDLRMPGMNGLDGLQRVRQEFPALKVALMSGLARPDEIRGAFARGAVGFLPKTLSATDLLSAIQTMLSGERFVPADLNTGDTADGASFTRREREVLDYLLQGRSNKEIARSLELEEVTVKLHVRGICRKLGAKNRTQAVMRAVEMGIAS; via the coding sequence ATGCGCTTACTGATTGCCGACGATCATGGTCTGGTCCGCGACGCGTTGTCCTCTCACATTGAGAGGCAGGCGCCGGGTGCGGTCGTCGTAGGGGCCGCCAGCGTGGATGAAGCCGTGACCGGCCTGCGCCAGGACAAGGGGATCGACCTGCTGATCCTGGACCTGCGCATGCCGGGAATGAACGGCCTGGACGGCCTTCAGCGGGTACGCCAGGAATTTCCCGCCCTCAAGGTGGCGCTGATGTCGGGCCTGGCCCGGCCGGATGAGATCCGGGGCGCCTTCGCCCGGGGGGCGGTGGGTTTCCTGCCCAAGACCCTGAGCGCCACGGACCTGCTGTCCGCCATCCAGACCATGCTGTCCGGCGAACGTTTCGTTCCGGCCGACCTCAACACCGGCGACACGGCCGACGGCGCCAGCTTCACCCGGCGTGAGCGCGAGGTGCTGGACTATCTGCTCCAGGGCCGTTCCAACAAGGAAATCGCCCGCTCGCTGGAGTTGGAAGAGGTGACGGTGAAGCTGCATGTGCGGGGTATCTGCCGCAAGCTGGGGGCCAAGAACCGCACCCAGGCGGTGATGCGCGCGGTGGAGATGGGCATCGCCAGCTGA
- the hemJ gene encoding protoporphyrinogen oxidase HemJ has translation MYLWIKAVHVIAVISWMSGLLYLPRLFVYHCDAPKGSAQSETFKVMERRLLRVIMNPAMILAWACGITMISLDPGLLKGAGWLHAKLTLVVLMTVAHMAMARWRRAFAEDRNTHGARFFRIANEVPALMMILIVILVITRPF, from the coding sequence ATGTACCTCTGGATCAAGGCGGTCCACGTCATCGCCGTCATCTCATGGATGAGCGGCTTGCTCTACCTGCCGCGCCTGTTCGTCTACCATTGCGACGCGCCCAAGGGATCCGCCCAGTCCGAGACGTTCAAGGTCATGGAACGGCGCCTGCTGCGCGTCATCATGAACCCGGCCATGATCCTGGCCTGGGCCTGCGGCATCACCATGATCAGCCTGGATCCGGGCCTGCTGAAGGGTGCTGGCTGGCTGCACGCCAAGCTGACGCTGGTGGTGCTGATGACGGTGGCGCACATGGCCATGGCCCGCTGGCGCCGTGCCTTCGCCGAGGATCGCAACACCCATGGCGCGCGCTTCTTCCGTATCGCCAATGAGGTGCCGGCCCTGATGATGATCCTGATCGTCATCCTGGTCATCACCCGCCCATTCTGA
- the metZ gene encoding O-succinylhomoserine sulfhydrylase — MGQTPENPSSKSFRPRTQLVHGGTRRSGFEETSEALFLTSGFIYGSAEEAEAAFVNDGSRFVYSRFRNPTVAMFEERLAGYEGFPRCIATASGMAAVNLAVMGLLKAGDRVVAPHALFGSCLYIVKDLAPRYGIQCTLVDGTDLKQWEEALSTPAAVVFLESPSNPTMQVVDVAAVAELAHKAGARVVVDNVFATPVLQRPKEMGADLVVYSATKHIDGQGRCLGGAVLCDDEVAALIAPVLRHTGPAMSPFNAWVLLKGLETLELRVATQSASAQILAEFLESHAAVDRVLYPGLRSHPQHELAMRQMSAGGTTITLDVKGGKAAAFRLLNALKIIKISNNLGDAKSLITHNATTTHQRLNDEEKAAVGIGPGTLRLSVGLEDADDLRDDLAAGLAAAMG, encoded by the coding sequence ATGGGCCAGACGCCTGAAAACCCTTCCAGCAAGTCCTTCCGCCCCCGCACCCAACTGGTGCACGGCGGCACCCGCCGCAGCGGGTTCGAGGAAACGTCCGAGGCCCTGTTCCTGACCTCCGGCTTCATCTACGGCAGTGCGGAGGAGGCGGAGGCCGCTTTCGTCAACGACGGATCGCGTTTCGTCTACTCCCGTTTCCGCAACCCCACCGTCGCCATGTTCGAGGAACGGCTGGCCGGGTATGAGGGCTTTCCCCGCTGTATCGCCACGGCCAGCGGCATGGCCGCCGTCAACCTGGCGGTGATGGGCCTGCTGAAGGCCGGCGACCGGGTGGTGGCGCCGCACGCGCTGTTCGGCTCCTGCCTTTATATCGTCAAGGATCTGGCGCCGCGCTACGGCATCCAATGCACCCTGGTGGATGGCACCGACCTGAAGCAGTGGGAAGAGGCCCTGTCCACGCCGGCGGCGGTCGTCTTCCTGGAAAGCCCCAGCAACCCCACCATGCAGGTGGTGGACGTGGCCGCCGTGGCGGAACTGGCGCACAAGGCCGGCGCCCGCGTGGTGGTGGACAATGTCTTCGCCACCCCGGTGCTGCAGCGGCCCAAGGAGATGGGCGCCGACCTCGTCGTCTATTCCGCGACCAAGCACATCGATGGCCAGGGCCGTTGCCTGGGCGGTGCTGTGCTGTGTGATGACGAGGTGGCGGCCCTGATCGCCCCCGTGCTGCGCCATACCGGCCCGGCCATGAGCCCCTTCAACGCCTGGGTGCTGCTGAAGGGCCTGGAAACGCTGGAACTGCGCGTCGCGACACAGTCGGCTTCGGCCCAGATCCTGGCGGAATTCCTGGAATCCCATGCGGCGGTGGACCGCGTGCTGTACCCCGGCCTGCGCAGCCATCCGCAGCATGAGCTGGCCATGCGGCAGATGAGCGCCGGCGGCACCACCATCACCCTGGATGTGAAGGGTGGCAAGGCCGCCGCCTTCCGCCTGCTGAACGCCCTGAAGATCATCAAGATCTCCAACAACCTGGGCGATGCCAAAAGCCTGATCACCCACAACGCCACCACCACCCACCAGCGCCTGAACGACGAGGAAAAGGCCGCCGTGGGCATTGGCCCCGGCACCCTGCGCCTGTCGGTGGGGCTGGAGGATGCGGACGATCTGCGCGACGACCTGGCGGCCGGCCTGGCCGCCGCAATGGGCTGA
- a CDS encoding transposase: MAQNDSIIALDVSKDRLDGFDDETGDVFQIENSPAGYVALRQRCRKRTVQIVMEASGGYERPVAQTMVKAEIPVRIVDPRKVRYYAKASGRWAKNDRLDARMIAAYAKAIKGEDHKPDKDREALAELTTYRRQLLEDRTTITNQARRLENAELRRHGQATIEIHRPSDRPGR, encoded by the coding sequence ATGGCGCAGAACGACTCTATCATCGCCCTGGATGTCAGCAAGGACCGTCTCGACGGCTTCGACGATGAAACCGGGGATGTCTTCCAAATTGAGAATTCCCCGGCTGGCTACGTGGCTTTGCGGCAACGCTGCCGGAAACGCACCGTGCAGATCGTCATGGAGGCCAGCGGTGGCTATGAACGGCCCGTCGCTCAGACCATGGTGAAGGCCGAGATCCCAGTTCGGATCGTCGACCCCCGCAAGGTTCGCTACTACGCCAAAGCTTCCGGTCGTTGGGCCAAGAATGATCGGCTCGACGCCCGCATGATCGCAGCCTATGCCAAGGCGATCAAAGGGGAAGACCACAAGCCGGACAAAGACCGGGAAGCGTTGGCTGAGCTGACAACATACCGCCGCCAATTGCTTGAGGATCGGACCACGATCACCAACCAGGCCAGACGGCTGGAGAACGCCGAACTGCGCCGACATGGCCAAGCGACGATTGAAATCCATCGCCCTTCAGATCGTCCTGGTCGATAA
- the coaE gene encoding dephospho-CoA kinase (Dephospho-CoA kinase (CoaE) performs the final step in coenzyme A biosynthesis.): MMVLGLTGSIGMGKSTAAAMLRRLGCPVHDSDATVHRLYAKGGAAVAGIAQAFPGVVRDGAVDRRLLSAEVVGNTPALRRLEAIVHPLVARARDRFLRRAAASGAKVAVLDVPLLFETGGQVFCDRVAVVSAPAGLQRARVLARPDMNPGKLAAILSRQMPDGEKRRRADFVVPTGLGRAVTLRRLAGIVTVMAGQRGRVWPPAGPQIRGRRPLPRTKFR; the protein is encoded by the coding sequence ATGATGGTGCTGGGTCTCACCGGGTCCATTGGCATGGGCAAGTCCACGGCGGCGGCCATGCTGCGCCGCCTGGGCTGCCCGGTGCACGACAGCGATGCCACCGTGCACCGCCTGTACGCCAAGGGCGGGGCGGCGGTGGCGGGCATCGCCCAGGCCTTCCCCGGCGTGGTGCGGGACGGTGCCGTGGACCGGCGCCTGCTGTCGGCCGAGGTGGTGGGCAATACCCCGGCGCTGCGGCGGCTGGAGGCCATTGTCCATCCCCTGGTGGCCCGGGCCCGTGACCGGTTCCTGCGCCGGGCGGCGGCATCCGGCGCCAAGGTGGCGGTGCTGGACGTGCCGCTGCTGTTCGAGACCGGCGGCCAGGTGTTCTGCGACCGGGTGGCGGTGGTGTCCGCCCCGGCCGGCCTGCAACGCGCCCGGGTGCTGGCGCGGCCGGATATGAACCCGGGCAAGCTGGCCGCCATCCTCAGCCGCCAGATGCCGGATGGGGAGAAGCGCCGCCGGGCGGATTTCGTCGTGCCCACCGGGCTCGGCCGTGCTGTGACCTTGCGGCGGCTGGCTGGTATCGTCACAGTGATGGCGGGTCAGCGCGGCCGGGTGTGGCCGCCCGCCGGCCCCCAGATACGGGGGCGTCGTCCCCTACCCCGCACGAAGTTCAGGTAA
- a CDS encoding transposase, translating into MKSIALQIVLVDKRIASHIAASEVLKTKNKFLRSIPAIGPVFASTALAHMPELGALTRQQAAALAGVAPMDNQSGKRDGPRSIYGGRPAVRNVLYMAAVVASRHNPPLAAFYKKLIAAGKKPKVALTALMRKIIVLANSILRQQREYDPAHAS; encoded by the coding sequence TTGAAATCCATCGCCCTTCAGATCGTCCTGGTCGATAAGCGCATCGCCAGCCACATCGCCGCCTCGGAGGTCTTGAAGACCAAGAACAAATTCCTCCGCTCCATCCCCGCCATAGGCCCTGTCTTCGCAAGTACCGCGCTGGCCCATATGCCCGAACTGGGCGCCCTTACACGCCAACAGGCTGCCGCCCTCGCCGGCGTCGCACCCATGGACAATCAAAGCGGAAAACGCGACGGGCCCCGGAGCATCTACGGCGGAAGACCCGCCGTCCGTAACGTTCTCTACATGGCCGCCGTCGTCGCCAGCCGCCACAACCCACCCCTGGCCGCCTTCTACAAAAAGCTCATCGCCGCCGGCAAAAAGCCCAAGGTCGCTCTCACCGCACTCATGCGGAAAATCATCGTCCTCGCAAACTCAATCCTCAGGCAACAGCGCGAATACGATCCGGCTCACGCCTCATGA
- the rho gene encoding transcription termination factor Rho encodes MNLQELKAKSPAELLAFAEELQIENAGTLRKQDMMFAILKQLAENDVPIYGEGVLEVLQDGFGFLRSPESNYLPGPDDIYVSPSQVRRFGLRTGDTVEGQIRSPKDGERYFALLKVNSINFDHPEKVRHRINFDNLTPLYPEERLKLEIEDPVRNKKDMTTRVIDLVAPLGKGQRALIVAPPRTGKTVMLQNIAHSIATNHPEVYLIVLLIDERPEEVTDMARSVRGEVISSTFDEPATRHVQVTEMVLEKAKRLVEHKRDVVILLDSITRLARAYNTVVPSSGKVLTGGVDANALQRPKRFFGAARNIEEGGSLTIIATALIDTGSRMDEVIFEEFKGTGNSEIILDRKLSDKRVFPSIDIQKSGTRKEELLVEKGTMAKMWILRRILNPMGATDAVEFLIDKLKQSKQNSEFFESMNQ; translated from the coding sequence ATGAATCTCCAAGAGTTGAAGGCTAAGTCGCCTGCCGAATTGCTGGCGTTCGCGGAAGAGCTGCAGATCGAAAACGCGGGCACCCTGCGCAAGCAGGACATGATGTTCGCCATCCTGAAGCAGTTGGCCGAAAACGACGTGCCGATCTACGGCGAGGGCGTGCTGGAGGTTCTGCAGGACGGCTTCGGCTTCCTGCGCTCGCCCGAATCCAACTACCTGCCCGGCCCCGACGACATCTATGTCAGCCCCAGCCAGGTGCGCCGCTTCGGCCTGCGCACCGGCGACACGGTGGAAGGCCAGATCCGGTCGCCCAAGGACGGTGAGCGCTATTTCGCGCTGCTCAAGGTCAATTCCATCAACTTCGACCATCCGGAAAAGGTGCGTCACCGCATCAACTTCGACAACCTGACCCCGCTCTATCCTGAGGAGCGGTTGAAGCTGGAGATCGAGGATCCGGTCCGCAACAAGAAGGACATGACCACCCGGGTCATCGACCTGGTGGCCCCCCTGGGCAAGGGCCAGCGCGCCCTGATCGTGGCGCCGCCGCGCACCGGCAAGACGGTGATGCTGCAGAACATCGCCCATTCCATCGCCACCAACCATCCCGAGGTCTACCTCATCGTCCTGCTGATCGATGAGCGTCCGGAAGAAGTGACGGACATGGCCCGCTCGGTGCGGGGCGAGGTCATCAGCTCCACCTTCGACGAACCGGCGACCCGCCACGTCCAGGTGACGGAGATGGTGCTGGAAAAGGCCAAGCGCCTGGTAGAGCACAAGCGCGACGTGGTCATCCTGCTGGACAGCATCACCCGCCTGGCGCGCGCCTACAACACGGTTGTGCCGTCTTCGGGCAAGGTGCTGACCGGTGGTGTGGACGCCAACGCCCTGCAGCGTCCCAAGCGTTTCTTCGGTGCCGCCCGCAACATTGAGGAAGGTGGCAGCCTGACCATCATCGCCACCGCGCTGATCGATACCGGTTCGCGCATGGACGAGGTGATCTTCGAAGAGTTCAAGGGCACCGGCAACTCGGAAATCATCCTGGATCGCAAGCTGTCCGATAAGCGTGTCTTCCCGTCGATCGATATCCAGAAGTCCGGCACCCGTAAGGAAGAATTGCTGGTCGAAAAGGGTACTATGGCCAAGATGTGGATCCTGCGCCGCATCCTGAACCCCATGGGCGCCACCGACGCCGTCGAGTTCCTGATCGACAAGCTGAAGCAGAGCAAACAGAATTCGGAATTCTTCGAGAGCATGAACCAGTAA
- a CDS encoding Maf family protein: MTPILSSQPLVLASGSQTRLAMLRQAGLEVVAHRPGVDEDEVKLSCKAGGLTVEETAEALAELKASRVASKVPGNYVLGADQMLECEGAWFDKPEDRAGAAAQLRALSGRTHRLVTTAVLFHNNARVWHQTDQAKLTMRPLSDDFIERYLDAAGDAVLTSVGGYQLEGLGAQLFARVAGDHFTILGLPLLPLLGFLRVRGVLST, translated from the coding sequence TTGACGCCAATCCTGTCGTCCCAGCCCCTGGTGCTGGCATCCGGCAGCCAGACCCGGTTGGCCATGCTGCGCCAGGCCGGCCTGGAGGTGGTGGCCCACCGCCCCGGCGTGGATGAGGATGAGGTCAAGCTGTCGTGCAAGGCCGGCGGCCTGACGGTGGAGGAGACGGCCGAGGCCCTGGCCGAACTGAAGGCGTCCCGGGTCGCGTCCAAGGTGCCGGGCAACTACGTCCTGGGTGCCGACCAGATGCTGGAGTGCGAGGGCGCCTGGTTCGACAAGCCGGAGGACCGCGCCGGTGCCGCCGCCCAACTGCGGGCCTTGTCCGGCCGCACCCACCGTCTGGTGACCACCGCCGTGCTGTTCCACAACAACGCCCGCGTCTGGCACCAGACCGACCAGGCCAAGCTGACCATGCGGCCCTTGAGTGATGACTTCATCGAGCGTTACCTGGACGCCGCCGGCGATGCCGTGCTGACCTCCGTCGGCGGATACCAGCTGGAAGGCCTGGGCGCCCAGCTGTTCGCCCGCGTGGCCGGTGACCACTTCACCATCCTGGGCCTGCCCCTGCTGCCCCTGCTGGGTTTCCTGCGCGTGCGTGGCGTGCTGTCCACATAA
- a CDS encoding shikimate dehydrogenase has translation MKKLTGKARVAGVMGWPVGHSRSPRLHGHWLAEYGIDGAYVPLAVPPERIEEALRALPALGLVGCNVTVPHKEAAFRTVDRVDATAQRMGAVNTVIVHADGSLEGRNTDGFGFIENLKAGAPGWVAASGPAVVVGAGGAARSLVVALADAGVPEVRLVNRTHTRARELVADLAEGLPCPLVAVAWEDRHDALADAGLLANATTQGMTGHSPLDLHLDRLAPAAVVTDIVYAPVQTPLLVDGAARGLVTVDGRGMLLHQGRPGFEAWFGRAPQVTEALYRAVFED, from the coding sequence ATGAAAAAACTAACAGGTAAAGCCCGCGTCGCCGGGGTCATGGGCTGGCCGGTGGGCCACAGCCGCAGCCCGCGCCTGCACGGGCACTGGCTGGCGGAGTACGGCATCGACGGCGCCTATGTGCCCCTGGCCGTGCCGCCGGAGCGCATCGAGGAGGCCTTGCGCGCCCTGCCCGCCTTGGGCCTGGTGGGCTGCAACGTCACCGTCCCGCATAAGGAGGCGGCGTTCCGCACCGTGGATCGGGTGGACGCGACGGCGCAACGCATGGGGGCGGTCAACACCGTGATCGTCCATGCCGACGGATCGCTGGAAGGCCGCAATACCGACGGCTTCGGCTTCATCGAGAATCTGAAGGCCGGTGCGCCCGGCTGGGTGGCGGCCTCAGGTCCGGCGGTGGTGGTGGGCGCCGGTGGGGCCGCCCGTTCATTGGTGGTGGCCCTGGCCGATGCGGGCGTGCCGGAAGTGCGCCTGGTCAACCGCACGCACACCCGGGCGCGGGAATTGGTGGCCGATCTGGCCGAGGGCCTGCCCTGCCCCCTGGTGGCGGTGGCATGGGAGGATAGACACGATGCCCTGGCCGACGCCGGCCTGCTGGCCAACGCCACCACCCAGGGCATGACCGGCCATTCGCCATTGGATTTACACCTGGACCGCCTGGCGCCGGCGGCGGTGGTGACGGACATCGTTTATGCGCCGGTGCAGACGCCGTTGCTGGTGGACGGCGCGGCGCGCGGCCTTGTCACGGTGGATGGGCGCGGCATGCTGCTGCACCAGGGCCGGCCGGGGTTCGAGGCCTGGTTCGGCCGGGCGCCACAGGTGACCGAGGCGCTGTACCGCGCCGTGTTCGAGGACTGA
- a CDS encoding kinase/pyrophosphorylase, whose translation MPQTAKDKEFHLHLVSDATGETINSVARACVSQFDHVEPIEHFWNLVRTERQLDMVIDGIRDNPGLVMFTLVNERLRRRLQETCREIGIPCVPVLDHLINSLAAFLGLESQSQPGRQHALDAEYFSRIDAMDFALAHDDGQTAWELHQADVILVGVSRTSKTPTCIYLANRGIKAANIPFVPGCPLPPELDQVSRPLVVGLTKDPERLIQIRRNRLKLLNQGDETSYVDPEQVRSELAEARRLYSRKGWAVIDVTRRSIEETAAEILMLLARRRPAGAEPINPVGEPVEGPRLSPHPPHSGM comes from the coding sequence GTGCCCCAGACAGCCAAAGACAAGGAATTCCACCTGCACCTGGTGTCCGACGCCACGGGTGAGACCATCAACTCCGTCGCCCGGGCCTGCGTGTCGCAGTTCGACCATGTCGAACCGATCGAGCATTTCTGGAACCTGGTGCGGACCGAGCGGCAGCTGGACATGGTCATCGATGGCATCCGCGATAATCCCGGCCTGGTGATGTTCACCCTGGTGAACGAGCGGCTGCGCCGCCGTTTGCAGGAAACCTGCCGCGAGATCGGCATCCCCTGCGTGCCGGTGCTGGACCATCTGATCAATTCGCTGGCCGCCTTCCTGGGCCTGGAATCGCAAAGCCAGCCCGGCCGGCAGCACGCCCTGGACGCGGAGTACTTCAGCCGCATCGACGCCATGGACTTCGCCCTGGCCCATGACGACGGCCAGACCGCCTGGGAACTGCACCAGGCCGACGTCATCCTGGTGGGCGTGTCGCGCACGTCCAAGACGCCGACCTGCATCTACCTGGCCAACCGCGGCATCAAGGCGGCCAACATCCCCTTCGTGCCCGGCTGTCCCCTGCCGCCGGAGCTGGACCAGGTGTCCCGCCCCCTGGTGGTGGGCCTGACCAAGGACCCCGAGCGCCTGATCCAAATTCGCCGCAACCGCCTGAAGCTGCTGAACCAGGGGGATGAGACCAGCTACGTCGATCCCGAGCAGGTGCGGTCGGAACTGGCGGAGGCGCGCCGCCTGTACAGCCGCAAGGGCTGGGCCGTCATCGATGTCACCCGCCGGTCGATCGAAGAGACGGCGGCTGAAATCCTGATGCTGCTGGCCCGCCGCCGCCCGGCGGGGGCCGAGCCCATCAACCCGGTGGGCGAGCCGGTCGAAGGCCCGCGCCTGTCCCCCCACCCCCCCCATTCCGGAATGTGA
- the secB gene encoding protein-export chaperone SecB: protein MLPLVVNAQYVRDLSFENPNAPASLMNAQQPKVDLQVDVQARNVGENVHEVALNIRAEASHEGRTAFIVELSYAGIFSMPPMPLDQTRAVLLIEAPRLLFPFARSIVSDAVRDGGFPPLMLQPLDFVDLYRRQVLAAENPENMAQA, encoded by the coding sequence ATGCTTCCGCTGGTGGTCAATGCCCAGTACGTCCGGGACCTGTCGTTCGAGAACCCGAACGCCCCCGCCAGCCTGATGAACGCCCAGCAGCCCAAGGTGGACCTGCAGGTCGACGTCCAGGCCCGCAATGTGGGCGAGAACGTGCATGAGGTGGCGCTGAACATCCGCGCCGAGGCCAGCCATGAGGGCCGCACCGCCTTCATCGTGGAACTGTCCTATGCCGGCATCTTCTCCATGCCGCCGATGCCGCTGGACCAGACCCGCGCCGTCCTGCTGATCGAAGCGCCGCGCCTGCTGTTCCCCTTCGCCCGTTCCATCGTGTCCGACGCCGTGCGCGACGGCGGCTTCCCGCCGCTGATGCTGCAGCCGCTGGACTTCGTCGACCTGTACCGCCGCCAGGTGCTGGCCGCCGAGAACCCGGAAAACATGGCGCAGGCTTGA
- the hemE gene encoding uroporphyrinogen decarboxylase: MPQTQPDRLLLRALNREALDRPPFWLMRQAGRYLPEYREVRAQAGGFLDLCLNPELATEVTLQPIRRYGMDAAILFSDILILPYALGQKVWFAEGEGPRLDPIRDQAGLDRLVVANLLDRAQPVYEAVKRIRGALPDPVTLIGFAGSPWTVATYMVEGAGSKEFLHAKGWAYRDPAGFQRLIDLLVDTTVTHLSAQIDAGAEVIQLFDSWAGALAPSEFARWSIAPTRAIVRALKDRHPGVPVIGFPRGAGINILAYAEQTGVDAVSLDTSVPLDWAASSLQSRLPVQGNLDPLALVAGGEALDRAATDILRALGKGPFIFNLGHGIVQQTPPEHVAQLAGLIRGWPSLNQG; the protein is encoded by the coding sequence TTGCCTCAGACCCAGCCGGACCGCCTGCTGCTGCGCGCCTTGAACCGTGAGGCGCTGGACCGTCCGCCCTTCTGGCTGATGCGCCAGGCCGGCCGCTACCTGCCGGAATACCGGGAGGTGAGGGCCCAGGCCGGTGGTTTCCTGGATCTGTGCCTGAACCCGGAACTGGCGACCGAGGTGACCTTGCAGCCCATCCGCCGCTACGGCATGGATGCGGCCATCCTGTTCTCCGACATCCTGATCCTGCCTTATGCCCTGGGCCAAAAGGTGTGGTTCGCGGAAGGCGAGGGACCGCGCCTGGATCCCATCCGCGACCAGGCGGGACTGGACCGCTTGGTCGTCGCGAACCTGCTGGATCGCGCACAGCCGGTGTATGAGGCGGTGAAACGCATCCGGGGGGCGCTGCCGGATCCGGTGACGCTCATCGGCTTCGCCGGCAGCCCCTGGACGGTCGCCACCTACATGGTGGAGGGGGCGGGCTCCAAGGAGTTCCTGCACGCCAAGGGCTGGGCCTACCGGGATCCGGCGGGTTTTCAGCGCCTGATCGACCTGCTGGTCGATACCACCGTCACCCACCTGTCCGCCCAGATCGACGCCGGGGCGGAAGTCATCCAGCTGTTCGACAGCTGGGCCGGCGCCCTGGCGCCATCGGAGTTCGCCCGCTGGTCCATCGCCCCCACCCGGGCCATCGTGCGGGCCCTGAAGGACAGGCATCCGGGGGTCCCCGTCATCGGCTTCCCGCGCGGGGCGGGCATCAATATCCTGGCTTATGCGGAGCAGACGGGTGTCGATGCCGTCAGCCTAGACACCTCCGTCCCGCTGGACTGGGCGGCATCCAGCCTGCAAAGCCGCCTGCCGGTGCAGGGCAACCTGGATCCCCTGGCCCTGGTGGCCGGGGGCGAGGCGCTGGATCGCGCCGCGACCGACATCCTGCGCGCGCTGGGTAAGGGGCCCTTCATCTTCAACCTGGGCCACGGCATCGTGCAGCAGACCCCCCCTGAGCACGTGGCGCAGCTGGCCGGCTTGATCCGCGGCTGGCCGTCCTTAAATCAGGGCTGA